CTCGGAGGTCGCCGACAGCGAAGCCGCCAGGAAGTTCTACCTGGGGGAAAGGTTTTCGCTGTGAAGGGAAGGGAACTCGTCCCAGGCGCCGGAGCAGACAGCCTCCGCCGCTCTCCCGGCGGCGGTTTCGATGGCTGGCGAAAGGCCCTCCCAAAGTCCCGTGAAAGCGGGTTGTATGGCTATGATGTTGATGCGGATGCCCTCATCGAAGGGGGCGAGAAGGACCGAAAGAGGGATGCCGTGGGAAGAGAGGAGCGAGCCCTCCACGTCGTTGAGCCCGAGAAGGCGAATCTCACCCGGCTCTCCGCCGAAGTCGGCCGCGTCGATGACGAGGAGAGTTTCCGGCGGGTTCTCCCTGAGCGGGGCGATATGGTTCTCGGGGAGGACGCCGCAAAGGAAGACGCGGATCCATGGCAGGGCCCGGGCCTTGATCATCTCGGCGGCCCGGATGCCGGCGGCGTCGTCTCCCATGAGTTCGTTGCCCATGCCCCATACGAAGGTGAGCCTTTCCATGGACTTTCACCCTTTCGCAGGTTCCCCGCGTCGAAGGCTGGTGTCCTGCCATGAGTTCCACCGGTTCCAGGATGGTCCGTCACTCCCTGAGGATGATGGCCGGAACCTTCCTGAGCCGCATCCTGGGCCTCGCCAGGGAGGTCCTGACGGCGGCCTTCTTCGGAGCGACGCGGCAGCTGGACGCCTTCCTCGTAGCCTATACGCTGGCCAACCTCTCCAGGAGGCTCCTGGCGGAAGGGGCCCTTTCGGCGGCTTTTGTACCCGAGTTCTCCAGGACCCTCGAAAAGGACGGCCTTGAATCGGCCCGTGGCCTGGCGAGGCAGATCCTGGCGGTTCTCCTGGCGGCCACCGGCATTGTAACCCTTGCCGGCATACTGGCGGCGCCACTCCTGGTCAGGGTCATGGCCCCGGGCTTCGGTGTGGAGGGAACCCGGCTGGCGGTCTCGCTCACGCGCCTCATGTTCCCCTTCCTGGTGTTCATCTCCA
Above is a window of Thermovirga sp. DNA encoding:
- a CDS encoding murein biosynthesis integral membrane protein MurJ, with amino-acid sequence MSSTGSRMVRHSLRMMAGTFLSRILGLAREVLTAAFFGATRQLDAFLVAYTLANLSRRLLAEGALSAAFVPEFSRTLEKDGLESARGLARQILAVLLAATGIVTLAGILAAPLLVRVMAPGFGVEGTRLAVSLTRLMFPFLVFISIAALAMGVLNSLDCFFVPAIAPALSNAVFILFLAIVTLR
- a CDS encoding hydrogenase maturation protease encodes the protein MERLTFVWGMGNELMGDDAAGIRAAEMIKARALPWIRVFLCGVLPENHIAPLRENPPETLLVIDAADFGGEPGEIRLLGLNDVEGSLLSSHGIPLSVLLAPFDEGIRINIIAIQPAFTGLWEGLSPAIETAAGRAAEAVCSGAWDEFPSLHSENLSPR